The following proteins come from a genomic window of Leopardus geoffroyi isolate Oge1 chromosome A3, O.geoffroyi_Oge1_pat1.0, whole genome shotgun sequence:
- the LOC123579932 gene encoding guanine nucleotide-binding protein G(s) subunit alpha isoform X9, with translation MGCLGNSKTEDQRNEEKAQREANKKIEKQLQKDKQVYRATHRLLLLGAGESGKSTIVKQMRILHVNGFNGEGGEEDPQAARSNSDG, from the exons atggGCTGCCTCGGAAACAGTAAGACCGAGGACCAGCGCAACGAGGAGAAGGCGCAGCGCGAGGCCAACAAAAAGATCGAGAAACAGCTGCAGAAGGACAAGCAGGTCTACCGGGCCACGCACCGCCTGCTGCTGCTGG GTGCTGGAGAATCTGGTAAAAGCACCATTGTGAAGCAAATGAGGATTCTGCATGTTAATGGGTTTAATGGAGA GGGCGGCGAAGAGGACCCGCAGGCTGCCAGGAGCAACAGCGATGGGTAG